One Oncorhynchus keta strain PuntledgeMale-10-30-2019 chromosome 22, Oket_V2, whole genome shotgun sequence DNA window includes the following coding sequences:
- the LOC118400760 gene encoding C2 calcium-dependent domain-containing protein 4C-like produces MWVVEKIRVSAERPNLHLPSTEYSFRIGDMFGEKVNKHKRLSLCPNVITPDTIPEFCIPPKIPPLQEAKGKEQSHQAPTIKVSLFELERGIPKREAPARELINPHIIQVESVDESPYDCNDEETTNADPQSQAALSLPHMAKAQTCYGFCTLLESPHTRRKESLFHNDPGSCGTPLLLPRSRSNTVLSSSPSSFSLHTLTSRLSPRGYTLNRQGTVDSDTTSSAESSPFSSPMLSRSPPKSSLFKTLSHERLLSRNIRKTVVSRNNSLSTDEGSSTDNSPNVIRRASEGLVEGLPPSFGLAPPTIFPTDLVLHKERVMRESLISIGKDGLLRLSAEYCPDNQRLRVRLISAEGLYTRSVDPKSINCSFSLSLVPGKVQKQRSTVIRKCHNPIFNEDFFFDAISDLGQRSLRFKVVNKMSTMKRDYILGDVELPLTSIITL; encoded by the coding sequence ATGTGGGTGGTGGAGAAGATCCGTGTGTCCGCAGAGAGACCCAACCTGCATCTCCCCTCAACAGAATACAGCTTCAGGATCGGAGACATGTTTGGAGAGAAAGTTAACAAACACAAGAGACTTTCCCTGTGTCCTAACGTCATCACCCCAGACACTATACCAGAGTTCTGCATCCCTCCTAAGATCCCTCCCTTACAGGAGGCAAAAGGTAAAGAGCAGAGCCACCAGGCCCCCACCATCAAAGTGTCACTGTTTGAGCTGGAGAGGGGGATCCCTAAGAGGGAGGCCCCAGCACGAGAGCTCATCAACCCACACATCATCCAGGTGGAGAGTGTGGACGAGAGCCCCTATGACTGTAATGATGAGGAGACCACCAACGCAGACCCTCAGAGCCAGGCAGCCCTCTCCCTGCCCCACATGGCCAAAGCCCAGACCTGCTACGGCTTCTGTACCCTGCTGGAGAGCCCCCACACCAGGAGGAAGGAGTCCCTGTTCCACAATGACCCTGGGTCCTGTGGCACACCGCTGCTGCTCCCCAGGAGCAGGTCCAACACCGTCCTGtcatcctccccttcctccttcagTCTCCACACCCTGACCTCCAGACTGTCCCCCAGAGGTTATACCCTCAACAGACAGGGCACAGTGGACAGCGACACCACCTCGTCAGCTGAGTCATCCCCTTTCAGCTCCCCAATGCTGAGCAGGTCCCCACCCAAGTCTTCCCTCTTCAAAACACTGAGTCATGAAAGGCTTCTCTCCAGAAACATCAGGAAGACTGTGGTGTCCAGAAACAACTCCCTGTCGACAGACGAGGGCAGCTCCACGGACAATAGCCCCAATGTCATAAGGAGGGCGTCAGAGGGGCTGGTAGAGGGCCTTCCACCAAGCTTCGGTCTGGCTCCTCCTACCATCTTCCCCACAGACTTGGTTCTGCACAAGGAAAGGGTGATGAGGGAGAGCTTGATCTCAATAGGGAAGGATGGCCTCCTGCGTCTCTCTGCAGAATACTGTCCTGATAACCAGAGGCTGCGGGTGCGGCTCATCAGTGCTGAGGGGCTATATACTCGTTCGGTGGACCCCAAGAGTATAAACTGCAGTTTCAGCCTCTCCCTGGTGCCTGGAAAGGTCCAAAAGCAGCGTAGCACAGTCATCAGGAAGTGTCATAACCCCATATTCAATGAGGACTTTTTCTTTGATGCCATCTCAGATCTCGGCCAACGCTCCCTGAGATTTAAAGTTGTCAATAAAATGTCCACTATGAAAAGAGACTATATTCTGGGGGATGTTGAACTTCCACTAACAAGCATTATCACtttataa